In Meiothermus ruber DSM 1279, the following proteins share a genomic window:
- a CDS encoding FAD-linked oxidase C-terminal domain-containing protein — MIPLDELARLFPPTRLLHKPGELAPYESDALTAFRARPLAVVLPETHEEVVAAVRWCAKHQVPYVARGSGTSLSGGSLPIEGGLVIGLNRMNKLLRLEPQERIAVVQPGFINLQVSNAAAPYGLYYAPDPSSQPVSTIGGNLAFNSGGAHCLKYGMTSNHVLAARVVLPDGESVVLGSESLENAGPDWLGLFVGSEGLLGIATEITLRLLPKPEAYHTVLAAYDTLEKAGDAVAAVVASGLLPGAMEIMDSLAIEAAEAAVKAGYPREARALLIVELEGEPPQVEAEARYLDEVIRQSGAYEVQVAQSAEERLKIWKGRKAAFSAVGRLSPDYLVQDGVVPRSKLGQALAEIERLSARYGLRVANVFHAGDGNLHPLILYNGREAGELERAEALAGEILRLCVALGGSITGEHGVGMEKKAYMPEMFSEADLAAMRRIRLALDPLELSNRGKMFPGGEAPALHQAGPHPLERAGVISRE; from the coding sequence ATGATTCCTCTAGACGAGTTGGCCAGACTCTTTCCCCCTACGCGCCTGCTGCACAAACCCGGCGAGTTGGCGCCATACGAATCCGATGCGCTCACGGCCTTCCGGGCCCGACCGCTGGCGGTAGTGCTACCCGAAACCCATGAAGAGGTGGTGGCCGCGGTGCGCTGGTGTGCCAAGCATCAGGTGCCCTATGTGGCCCGCGGCTCCGGCACCAGCCTTTCGGGGGGCTCGCTGCCCATTGAGGGGGGCCTGGTCATTGGGCTCAACCGCATGAACAAACTCCTGCGGCTCGAGCCCCAGGAGCGCATTGCCGTGGTGCAGCCCGGCTTTATCAACTTACAGGTCTCGAATGCCGCCGCCCCCTATGGCCTCTACTACGCCCCTGACCCCTCTTCCCAGCCGGTCTCGACCATTGGGGGGAACCTGGCCTTTAACTCGGGCGGGGCCCACTGCCTCAAGTACGGCATGACCTCCAACCACGTGCTGGCGGCCAGGGTGGTACTGCCCGACGGCGAGAGCGTGGTGCTGGGCAGCGAGAGCCTAGAGAATGCCGGCCCCGACTGGCTGGGCCTGTTCGTGGGCAGCGAGGGGCTGCTGGGCATCGCCACCGAGATCACCCTGCGCCTTTTGCCCAAACCCGAGGCCTATCACACCGTGCTGGCCGCCTACGACACGCTGGAGAAAGCCGGTGACGCGGTGGCCGCGGTGGTGGCTTCTGGCCTTTTGCCCGGCGCGATGGAGATCATGGACTCGCTGGCGATTGAAGCCGCCGAGGCCGCGGTCAAGGCTGGTTATCCAAGGGAGGCCCGGGCCCTGTTGATTGTGGAGCTCGAGGGCGAACCCCCCCAGGTGGAGGCCGAGGCCCGCTATCTGGACGAGGTCATCCGGCAATCGGGGGCCTACGAGGTGCAGGTGGCCCAGAGCGCCGAGGAGCGCCTGAAAATCTGGAAAGGGCGCAAGGCCGCCTTCTCGGCAGTGGGGCGGCTCTCGCCCGACTACCTTGTGCAAGACGGGGTGGTGCCCCGCTCTAAGCTGGGCCAGGCCTTAGCCGAGATCGAGCGGCTCTCCGCACGCTATGGCCTGCGGGTGGCCAATGTTTTCCATGCAGGCGATGGCAACCTGCACCCCCTGATTCTCTACAACGGGCGGGAGGCCGGGGAGCTCGAGCGGGCCGAGGCGCTGGCGGGGGAGATCCTGCGCCTGTGCGTGGCCCTGGGCGGCTCCATCACCGGCGAGCACGGGGTGGGTATGGAGAAAAAAGCCTACATGCCCGAGATGTTCTCCGAGGCCGACCTGGCCGCCATGCGGCGCATCCGCCTGGCCCTGGATCCCCTCGAGCTTTCCAACCGTGGCAAGATGTTCCCCGGCGGCGAAGCCCCTGCGCTGCACCAGGCCGGGCCCCATCCCCTGGAGCGGGCCGGGGTTATTTCCAGGGAGTAG
- a CDS encoding 3-dehydroquinate synthase, with the protein MQKLEIKHPVPYPIHLGFALELPQAPGPRALLYDLAVQDYAQQVAARLEIPFSLGLPGGEEAKSLHSYSRVLSWLAQQALPRNTTLYVVGGGCLTDLGGFVAATYLRGIRYISLPTTTLAMVDASVGNKTGLNLPEGKNLVGAFHAPAGVYAELSTLRTLPPQTFKEGLVEAFKHGLIAGDELLVDVAPISPDWEGLEPYLARAVMVKVRVVEADPTEQNERRKLNLGHTLGHALEGATHGAISHGVAVAYGLLYAALLGRAHGGADLVPTVLKLLQWLSPAPPPGLSWEDLTPFLSRDKKKVSQALHWVIPMGMGRLEIRPVPEEVLVGCYQEFLELLASLERSATKPL; encoded by the coding sequence ATGCAAAAACTAGAGATTAAGCACCCCGTTCCCTACCCGATTCACCTGGGATTCGCGCTCGAGCTCCCCCAGGCCCCGGGCCCCCGGGCCCTCCTTTACGATTTAGCTGTACAGGACTACGCCCAGCAGGTGGCCGCCCGCCTGGAGATTCCATTCAGTCTAGGGCTGCCCGGCGGTGAAGAGGCCAAAAGCCTCCATAGCTACAGCCGGGTGCTATCCTGGCTGGCCCAGCAGGCCCTTCCCCGCAACACCACGCTGTATGTGGTGGGCGGAGGCTGTCTTACCGACCTGGGTGGGTTTGTGGCCGCCACCTACCTGCGCGGGATACGGTACATCAGCCTACCCACCACCACCCTGGCTATGGTGGATGCCTCGGTGGGCAACAAAACCGGCCTCAACCTCCCCGAGGGCAAAAACCTGGTTGGGGCCTTCCACGCCCCAGCGGGGGTGTACGCCGAGCTCAGCACCCTCCGCACCCTTCCGCCCCAAACCTTCAAGGAGGGGCTGGTAGAAGCCTTCAAACACGGCCTCATTGCCGGTGATGAGCTGCTGGTTGATGTAGCGCCGATCTCGCCCGACTGGGAAGGCCTCGAGCCCTACCTGGCCCGCGCCGTAATGGTCAAGGTAAGGGTGGTGGAGGCCGACCCAACCGAGCAGAACGAGCGCCGCAAGCTCAACCTGGGGCACACCCTGGGCCATGCCCTCGAGGGCGCCACCCACGGGGCCATATCCCACGGGGTGGCGGTGGCCTACGGGCTGCTCTATGCAGCCCTGCTGGGTCGGGCCCACGGGGGGGCAGACCTGGTACCCACGGTGCTAAAGCTCTTGCAGTGGCTCTCCCCTGCCCCACCCCCAGGCCTGAGCTGGGAAGACCTGACCCCGTTCCTCAGCCGCGACAAGAAGAAGGTGAGCCAGGCCCTTCACTGGGTCATCCCCATGGGGATGGGCCGGCTGGAGATCCGGCCCGTACCAGAAGAGGTGCTGGTAGGCTGCTACCAGGAATTCCTCGAGTTGCTGGCTTCCCTCGAGCGCAGCGCTACAAAACCGCTTTAG
- the truB gene encoding tRNA pseudouridine(55) synthase TruB: MALFAVNKPLGRTSHDVVDMARKLLGTRRVGHTGTLDPLATGVLILATEASTKLVPFLSAEEKEYIAWVSFGVTTATLDAEGPVMGPNTGYPSQREIEAALPWFLQLTEQTPPAYSAVKVGGVKAYEAARRGQALELAPRPVAYHEVSLLAYEPAPIPHRIAPSATGWQLAPRGRPVELPRPLGDYPTAVIRLVVGPGTYVRSFARDLGQRLGTQAFLSGLVRTRVGRIGLEQAQEIERLDVHRTLDELEALSCPSVELTHAEAKRVMEGVPLAIPAKGLVALVGPKRRLVAIAEGDGFKLRIKRVFKV; encoded by the coding sequence ATGGCCCTATTTGCCGTGAACAAACCGCTGGGGCGCACCTCGCACGACGTGGTGGATATGGCCCGTAAGCTGCTTGGCACGCGCCGGGTGGGTCACACCGGAACCCTCGACCCCCTGGCTACGGGCGTCCTGATCCTCGCCACGGAGGCCTCCACCAAGCTGGTGCCTTTTTTGTCCGCAGAAGAAAAAGAGTACATCGCCTGGGTTTCTTTTGGCGTCACCACCGCAACCCTCGATGCCGAAGGGCCGGTGATGGGCCCCAATACGGGCTATCCAAGCCAGCGCGAGATTGAAGCGGCCCTGCCCTGGTTTTTGCAGTTGACCGAGCAGACCCCACCGGCCTACTCGGCGGTGAAGGTGGGGGGGGTCAAGGCCTATGAGGCCGCCCGCAGGGGGCAGGCCCTCGAGCTGGCCCCCCGCCCGGTGGCCTACCACGAGGTGAGCCTGCTGGCCTACGAGCCCGCGCCCATACCCCATCGCATTGCCCCCTCGGCCACCGGCTGGCAACTGGCCCCACGGGGTCGCCCGGTCGAGCTGCCCAGGCCGCTGGGCGACTACCCCACCGCGGTGATTCGCCTGGTGGTGGGGCCGGGTACTTATGTGCGCTCCTTCGCTCGCGACCTGGGACAGCGTCTCGGCACCCAGGCTTTTCTATCGGGGCTGGTGCGCACCCGGGTGGGGAGGATTGGCCTCGAGCAGGCCCAGGAGATCGAACGCCTGGATGTGCACAGAACCCTGGACGAGCTCGAGGCCCTTTCCTGCCCCAGCGTTGAGCTTACGCACGCCGAGGCCAAGCGGGTAATGGAGGGCGTTCCGCTGGCCATTCCGGCCAAAGGCCTGGTGGCCCTGGTGGGCCCCAAGCGCCGCCTGGTGGCCATCGCCGAAGGCGACGGCTTCAAGCTACGCATCAAGCGGGTTTTCAAGGTCTAG
- the glcF gene encoding glycolate oxidase subunit GlcF, which produces MQHKIDLEKLGPQGEIMAHAIEACVHCGFCLPACPTYQVLGEEMDSPRGRIFLMKEVLEGNLSMEEAQPYLDKCLGCQGCVTACPSGVPYGELITTYRGWSEPQRHRSPFQKLFRMGIQETLPYPTRFRAAAALGQLGKPVKPLLPPLLQAPLELLPAALPRLEPLPELVPAEGERRARVAFLAGCAQQVLQPNFNHATLRVLARNGVEVVIPKGQGCCGALAMHTGERARALHFARTNLSAFAGEYDAILTNAAGCGSGLKEYPLLFHGEPEQAQAHQLAAKVKDVSVFLVELGLKAVPPLERPLKVAYHDACHLAHAQQVRAEPRQLLKSIPGLELVEIPEGELCCGSAGTYNLEQPEIAAALGERKARHILATGAELVVTGNIGCFTQIQTHLRKLGREIPVLHTLELLDRAYTQSPILPGR; this is translated from the coding sequence ATGCAGCACAAAATTGACCTTGAAAAGCTCGGCCCCCAGGGTGAAATCATGGCCCACGCCATCGAGGCCTGTGTGCACTGCGGCTTCTGTCTGCCGGCCTGCCCCACCTACCAGGTGCTGGGCGAGGAGATGGACTCGCCCAGGGGGCGGATTTTTCTGATGAAAGAGGTGCTGGAGGGCAACCTGAGCATGGAGGAAGCCCAGCCCTACCTGGATAAGTGCCTGGGCTGCCAGGGCTGCGTGACGGCCTGCCCCAGCGGGGTGCCCTACGGCGAGCTCATCACCACCTACCGGGGCTGGAGCGAGCCCCAGCGCCACCGCTCCCCTTTCCAGAAGCTCTTCCGCATGGGTATTCAGGAGACCCTCCCCTACCCCACGCGCTTCCGCGCTGCCGCCGCGCTGGGCCAGCTGGGCAAGCCGGTCAAGCCGTTGCTGCCCCCCCTGCTGCAAGCCCCGCTCGAGCTGCTGCCCGCGGCGCTGCCCAGGCTCGAGCCCCTGCCCGAGCTGGTTCCCGCCGAGGGGGAACGGCGGGCTCGAGTGGCCTTTCTGGCCGGCTGCGCCCAGCAGGTGTTGCAGCCCAACTTCAACCACGCCACCCTGCGGGTGCTGGCCCGCAACGGGGTGGAGGTGGTGATCCCCAAAGGCCAGGGCTGCTGCGGTGCACTGGCCATGCACACCGGCGAGCGTGCGCGGGCCCTGCACTTCGCCCGCACCAACCTCAGCGCCTTTGCCGGTGAGTACGACGCCATCCTCACCAACGCCGCTGGCTGTGGCTCGGGCCTCAAAGAGTACCCCCTGCTCTTCCACGGGGAGCCCGAGCAGGCCCAGGCCCACCAACTGGCCGCCAAGGTCAAGGATGTCTCGGTTTTCCTGGTCGAGCTGGGGCTGAAAGCCGTACCCCCGCTGGAGCGGCCCCTCAAGGTGGCCTACCACGACGCCTGCCACCTGGCCCACGCCCAGCAGGTGCGGGCCGAACCGCGCCAACTGCTCAAAAGCATTCCGGGCCTCGAGCTTGTGGAAATTCCCGAAGGCGAGCTGTGCTGCGGATCGGCGGGTACCTACAACCTCGAGCAGCCCGAGATCGCCGCCGCCCTGGGCGAGCGCAAAGCCCGCCACATCCTGGCCACCGGGGCCGAGCTGGTGGTCACCGGCAACATCGGCTGCTTTACCCAGATCCAAACCCACCTGCGCAAGCTGGGCCGGGAGATTCCGGTGCTGCACACCCTCGAGCTGCTGGACCGGGCCTATACCCAAAGCCCCATCCTTCCAGGTCGCTAA
- the ald gene encoding alanine dehydrogenase, producing MVIGVPKEIKTLENRVALTPGGVTSLVRRGHRVLVQQGAGVGSGLSDAEYQKAGAEIVSAQEAWAADLVVKVKEPIAEEYKYLRRGLILFTYLHLAADEPLTKALLAGGTTAIAYETVQLEDGSLPLLTPMSEVAGRMAPQVGAAALEKPHGGRGVLLGGVPGVAPASVVIIGGGIVGTNAAKIALGMGAQVTILEVSKARMQYLDDVFGGRVITLASTEANVAASIRHADLLIGAVLIPGAKAPKLVTREMLSTMKEGAVIVDVAVDQGGCVETIHPTTHAEPTYVVDGVVHYGVANMPGAVPRTSTFALTNQTLPYLLKLAEKGLDALQEDAALLQGLNTHQGQLTCRGVAEAFGLPYVEPKAVL from the coding sequence ATGGTGATTGGTGTTCCCAAGGAGATCAAGACGCTCGAGAACCGCGTGGCCCTCACGCCGGGCGGGGTGACCAGCCTGGTGCGGCGGGGGCATCGGGTGCTGGTGCAGCAGGGGGCCGGGGTGGGTTCGGGCCTTTCCGACGCCGAATACCAGAAAGCCGGGGCCGAGATCGTGAGCGCCCAGGAGGCCTGGGCCGCCGATCTGGTGGTCAAGGTCAAGGAGCCCATTGCCGAGGAGTACAAGTACCTGCGCCGGGGCCTGATCCTGTTCACCTACCTGCACCTGGCCGCCGATGAGCCGCTCACCAAAGCTTTGCTGGCTGGGGGTACGACCGCCATCGCCTACGAAACGGTGCAGCTCGAGGACGGCTCCCTGCCCCTGCTCACCCCCATGAGCGAGGTGGCCGGGCGGATGGCCCCGCAGGTGGGGGCAGCGGCCCTGGAGAAGCCCCACGGCGGACGCGGGGTGCTGCTGGGGGGCGTGCCAGGGGTGGCCCCGGCCAGTGTGGTGATCATCGGCGGCGGCATTGTGGGCACCAACGCGGCCAAAATCGCCCTGGGTATGGGCGCGCAGGTGACCATCCTGGAGGTTAGCAAGGCCCGCATGCAGTACCTCGACGATGTGTTTGGCGGGCGGGTAATCACCCTGGCCTCCACCGAGGCCAATGTGGCGGCCTCCATCCGCCACGCCGACCTGTTGATTGGGGCGGTGCTGATTCCGGGGGCTAAAGCGCCCAAGCTGGTTACCCGCGAGATGCTCTCCACCATGAAAGAAGGGGCGGTGATTGTAGACGTGGCGGTGGATCAGGGGGGTTGTGTGGAAACCATCCACCCCACCACCCACGCCGAGCCCACCTATGTAGTAGACGGAGTGGTGCACTACGGGGTGGCTAATATGCCGGGGGCGGTTCCGCGCACCTCCACCTTCGCCCTCACCAACCAGACCCTGCCCTACCTGCTCAAGCTGGCCGAGAAGGGCCTGGACGCGCTGCAAGAGGATGCAGCCTTGCTACAGGGCCTCAACACCCACCAGGGTCAACTAACCTGCCGGGGGGTGGCCGAGGCCTTTGGCCTGCCCTATGTCGAGCCTAAAGCGGTTTTGTAG
- a CDS encoding FAD-binding protein: MTVLHPTSPAEVQEAVRAHSRVRARGGGSKPALSTPTEDQIVLEMRGLSGVLEYDPGEYVLVAQAGTPLAEVERLLAQHGQYLPFDPPLVEQGATLGGTVAAGLSGPMRQRYGGVRDFILGVQFVDGTGQLVRAGGKVVKNAAGFDLPKLMVGSLGRLGLLTELAFKVFPYPKATATLRLAFPKLEEALEILYRLAGSPIELYALDLEPPATLTLRLGGLPEALPARLERLIAFVGRAGDLLQGEAETQYWRDLNRLELGAGYLVKVALTARRIPTLEQALGSAPRRYMSAGHLLYLAWNHELAQLDTLLRSQNLSGLVLRGHTARPQIGIDLEQVFGQRVAAALDPQGRFSPAPPQ, encoded by the coding sequence ATGACCGTGCTCCACCCCACCAGCCCCGCCGAGGTGCAGGAAGCCGTCCGGGCCCACAGCCGGGTGCGGGCCAGGGGCGGCGGCAGCAAACCGGCGCTTTCCACGCCAACCGAAGACCAGATCGTTCTGGAGATGCGCGGCCTCTCGGGGGTGCTCGAGTACGACCCCGGCGAGTACGTGCTGGTAGCCCAGGCCGGAACCCCCCTGGCCGAGGTGGAGCGGCTTTTAGCCCAGCACGGGCAGTACCTGCCCTTCGACCCGCCCCTGGTGGAACAGGGGGCCACCCTGGGGGGCACGGTGGCGGCGGGGCTTTCCGGCCCCATGCGGCAGCGCTATGGGGGGGTGCGCGACTTCATCCTGGGGGTGCAGTTCGTGGACGGCACGGGCCAACTGGTGCGGGCAGGTGGCAAGGTGGTCAAGAACGCTGCCGGCTTCGACCTGCCCAAGCTGATGGTGGGCAGCCTGGGGCGGCTGGGCCTCCTCACCGAGCTGGCCTTCAAGGTGTTCCCCTACCCCAAAGCCACCGCCACCCTGCGGCTGGCCTTCCCCAAGCTGGAAGAGGCGCTCGAGATCCTCTACCGGCTGGCGGGCTCGCCCATCGAACTTTATGCCCTCGACCTCGAGCCCCCCGCCACCCTGACCCTGCGCCTGGGGGGCCTGCCCGAAGCCCTCCCGGCCCGGCTGGAGCGGCTCATAGCCTTTGTGGGCAGGGCTGGCGACCTCCTGCAAGGCGAGGCCGAGACCCAATACTGGCGCGACCTGAACCGGCTCGAGCTGGGCGCGGGTTACCTGGTTAAGGTAGCCCTCACCGCCCGGCGCATCCCCACCCTGGAACAGGCCCTGGGCAGCGCCCCCCGCCGGTACATGAGCGCGGGGCATCTGCTGTACCTGGCCTGGAACCACGAGCTGGCCCAGTTGGATACCCTGCTACGGTCTCAGAACTTATCTGGTCTGGTTCTGAGGGGCCACACCGCTCGCCCCCAGATTGGAATAGACTTGGAACAGGTCTTTGGTCAGCGGGTGGCCGCCGCCCTCGATCCTCAAGGCCGGTTCAGCCCTGCTCCACCCCAGTAA
- a CDS encoding queuosine precursor transporter: MKTYRYLDLITALFVVVLVVSNIASTKVVLFGPFTFDGGTLLFPLAYIFGDVLTEVYGYKRSRRVIWTGFFLLLLSALTFGLVSALPAPTDEFSQKSAEAFSTILGLVPRIVLASLVAYWVGEFANSYILARLKVATQGRFLALRTIGSTLVGQGLDTAIFLLIAFYGIWDNNLLWTVFVSNYIFKVGIEVLFTPITYAVVGFLKRAENEDYYDRNTRFNPFALR; encoded by the coding sequence ATGAAAACTTACCGCTACCTCGACTTAATTACCGCGCTGTTTGTGGTGGTGTTGGTGGTCTCCAACATCGCCTCGACCAAAGTGGTGCTTTTTGGCCCTTTTACCTTTGACGGCGGTACCCTGTTGTTCCCCCTGGCCTACATCTTTGGCGATGTGCTCACCGAAGTTTACGGCTACAAAAGAAGCCGCCGGGTGATCTGGACTGGTTTCTTCCTATTACTACTCTCCGCCCTCACCTTTGGCCTGGTTAGCGCATTACCCGCACCCACCGACGAGTTCAGTCAAAAATCGGCGGAAGCCTTCTCTACCATCCTGGGCCTGGTACCCCGCATCGTGCTGGCTAGTCTGGTGGCCTACTGGGTGGGTGAGTTTGCCAACAGCTACATTCTGGCCCGGCTCAAGGTGGCTACCCAGGGACGCTTTTTAGCCCTGCGCACCATCGGGTCTACCCTGGTAGGGCAGGGCCTGGATACCGCTATTTTCCTGCTGATAGCCTTCTATGGCATCTGGGACAACAACCTGCTTTGGACAGTGTTCGTTTCGAACTACATCTTTAAAGTTGGTATAGAGGTACTGTTCACGCCCATTACCTATGCCGTGGTGGGCTTCTTGAAGCGCGCTGAAAACGAGGATTATTACGACCGCAATACCCGCTTCAATCCGTTTGCGCTGCGCTAA
- a CDS encoding DUF4147 domain-containing protein: MRALLTASFRQALEQTHPAHLTAQHLPQEAPALIVSVGKAAMSMLAAARERFPEAPFIAVPKAEAGRAWPQAERGQIIPARHPVPDEQSVRAAQIILQAVSRLQASDLLPTLRRGDT, from the coding sequence ATGCGCGCGCTGCTCACCGCCAGTTTTCGGCAGGCTTTAGAACAAACCCACCCGGCCCATCTCACCGCCCAGCACCTCCCCCAGGAAGCCCCGGCGCTGATCGTTTCGGTGGGGAAAGCGGCCATGAGCATGCTGGCCGCGGCCCGGGAGCGGTTTCCAGAGGCGCCCTTTATAGCCGTGCCCAAGGCCGAGGCGGGCCGGGCCTGGCCGCAAGCGGAACGCGGTCAGATCATACCGGCCCGCCACCCCGTGCCCGACGAGCAGAGCGTGCGGGCCGCGCAAATCATTCTCCAGGCCGTCTCGCGTTTGCAAGCCAGCGATCTTCTACCAACTCTACGACGAGGTGACACATAA
- a CDS encoding pseudouridine synthase: MRLQQFLARAGIASRRKAEDLIRAGRVTINEQVASIGAVVQPGDIVRLDGERVRMPQKKVVIALHKPKGYTTTHEDEHAEKIVYELVPKHPGLHAVGRLDKDTEGLLLLTNDGHLTQHLTHPRNQVPKLYRAWCKNGRVSEKACQQLVQGVVLGDGLAQALEAHPTRNGVKLVLTEGRKREVRRMLNKVGYPVERLVRLAVGPIELGELEAGEWRYLTPDEIKLLYTSAQLPRPKTQAQKPTPTPKAKTGTRPQKSTVESSSERLSTRQRQGTNRGSTDRQAHTRAGRTNKT, encoded by the coding sequence ATGCGCCTACAGCAATTTTTAGCCCGCGCCGGCATTGCCAGCCGCCGCAAAGCCGAAGACCTGATCCGTGCAGGAAGGGTCACCATCAACGAGCAGGTCGCCAGCATTGGAGCGGTCGTTCAACCCGGCGACATCGTACGGCTGGATGGTGAGCGGGTGCGAATGCCGCAAAAAAAGGTGGTGATTGCCCTGCACAAACCCAAGGGCTACACCACCACCCACGAGGACGAACACGCCGAAAAAATCGTCTACGAGCTGGTTCCCAAGCACCCTGGCCTGCATGCGGTGGGACGGCTGGACAAGGACACCGAGGGCCTGTTGCTGCTAACCAACGACGGCCATCTGACCCAGCATCTTACCCATCCCCGCAACCAGGTGCCCAAGCTCTACCGGGCCTGGTGCAAAAACGGCCGGGTCAGTGAGAAAGCCTGTCAGCAATTGGTGCAGGGGGTCGTGCTGGGGGATGGGCTGGCCCAGGCCCTCGAGGCTCATCCGACCAGGAATGGGGTCAAGCTGGTACTAACTGAAGGGCGCAAGCGCGAGGTGCGCCGGATGCTGAACAAGGTGGGGTATCCAGTGGAAAGGTTGGTGCGGCTGGCCGTGGGCCCCATAGAGCTGGGTGAGCTCGAGGCGGGCGAGTGGCGCTACCTCACCCCAGATGAAATCAAGCTGCTGTACACCAGCGCCCAGCTACCCAGGCCCAAAACCCAGGCCCAGAAGCCCACCCCCACACCCAAGGCCAAAACCGGTACACGGCCTCAAAAGAGTACCGTAGAATCTAGCAGTGAACGTCTTTCGACCCGGCAACGGCAAGGTACAAATCGGGGAAGCACAGATCGCCAAGCGCATACGCGAGCTGGGCGAACAAATAAGACTTGA
- the hpt gene encoding hypoxanthine phosphoribosyltransferase gives MNVFRPGNGKVQIGEAQIAKRIRELGEQIRLDYQGQEPHLICVLNGAFIFMADLVRAIDMPLTMDFLAVSSYGNSQKTSGEVELIKDLRLPIAGRHVIVVEDIVDTGITINYLLRMLEARQPASLKIAALLSKPSRRQIEVPIHYLGFEIEDAFVYGYGLDRSQFDRNLPFITSQA, from the coding sequence GTGAACGTCTTTCGACCCGGCAACGGCAAGGTACAAATCGGGGAAGCACAGATCGCCAAGCGCATACGCGAGCTGGGCGAACAAATAAGACTTGACTACCAGGGCCAAGAACCCCACCTAATTTGCGTTCTAAACGGCGCTTTTATCTTTATGGCCGATCTGGTGCGGGCTATTGATATGCCCCTAACCATGGACTTCCTGGCGGTTTCTTCGTATGGCAACAGCCAGAAAACCAGCGGCGAGGTGGAGCTCATAAAAGACCTGCGCCTTCCGATTGCGGGGCGGCACGTAATTGTGGTTGAGGACATTGTGGATACCGGCATCACCATTAACTACCTGCTGCGGATGCTGGAAGCCCGCCAGCCCGCCTCGCTCAAAATTGCCGCCCTGCTCTCCAAACCCTCCCGACGCCAGATTGAGGTACCCATCCACTACCTGGGCTTTGAGATCGAAGATGCTTTCGTATACGGCTACGGCCTCGACCGAAGCCAGTTCGACCGCAACCTACCCTTCATCACCTCTCAGGCCTAA
- a CDS encoding enoyl-CoA hydratase/isomerase family protein produces the protein MNWQARYQRLKFAEPSEGVLEVVLSNPGRLNAADSQMHRELAYVWRDIDADPEIAAVLVRGEGGAFSSGGDFEMIEEMIRDYETLLRVWKEARDLVYGVVNCAKPIVSAIEGPAVGAGLAVALLADISVAGKTARIVDGHVRLGVAAGDHSVMVWPLLCGMSKAKYHLLLNEPLTGEEAERIGLVSRCVEDSQVYSEALRIATRLTQGAPSAIRFTKYALNNWLRMMGPNFDTSLALEFMGFLGPDAQEGLRSLREKRPPRFQKKSPI, from the coding sequence ATGAACTGGCAAGCCCGCTACCAGCGTCTGAAGTTTGCTGAGCCCAGCGAAGGCGTGCTCGAGGTCGTTCTTTCAAACCCAGGCCGCCTCAACGCGGCCGATAGTCAGATGCACCGTGAGCTGGCCTATGTCTGGCGGGATATCGACGCCGACCCCGAAATTGCAGCGGTGCTGGTGCGCGGCGAGGGCGGGGCCTTCAGCAGCGGCGGCGACTTCGAGATGATCGAAGAGATGATCCGGGATTACGAAACCTTGCTGCGGGTCTGGAAGGAAGCCCGCGATCTGGTGTACGGGGTGGTGAACTGCGCCAAGCCCATCGTGTCGGCCATCGAGGGGCCGGCGGTGGGGGCCGGGCTGGCCGTGGCGCTGCTGGCCGATATCAGCGTGGCCGGGAAAACCGCCCGCATCGTGGACGGGCATGTGCGGCTGGGGGTGGCAGCCGGCGATCACTCGGTGATGGTCTGGCCTTTGCTGTGCGGTATGAGCAAGGCCAAGTACCACCTGCTGTTGAACGAACCGCTCACCGGGGAGGAGGCCGAGCGCATTGGGCTGGTCTCGCGCTGCGTGGAGGATAGCCAGGTCTATAGCGAGGCGCTCAGAATTGCAACCCGGCTTACCCAGGGGGCCCCTTCAGCCATCCGCTTCACCAAGTACGCCCTCAACAACTGGCTACGCATGATGGGCCCCAACTTCGACACCTCGCTGGCCCTCGAGTTTATGGGTTTTCTGGGCCCCGATGCCCAGGAAGGGCTGCGCTCGCTGCGCGAAAAACGCCCTCCACGCTTCCAGAAGAAGTCTCCCATATAA
- a CDS encoding Lrp/AsnC family transcriptional regulator — protein MLSKLLDKFNIAILNELQRDGRLSYSELGRRVGLSTPAVTERVRRLEDAGVIAGYGARINPGALGYTITALIEVATPPHRYQQMLEFAQATPAVRECYFVTGESSFVAKVMTASVEQLQELIQQLGFYGSTRTSVVLSQPIIKEIFEMG, from the coding sequence ATGCTTTCCAAACTTTTAGACAAATTCAACATCGCCATTCTGAACGAGCTACAGCGCGATGGGCGGCTCTCCTACAGCGAGCTGGGCCGCCGGGTGGGGCTCTCGACCCCGGCGGTCACCGAGCGGGTGCGCCGCCTCGAGGATGCCGGCGTTATCGCGGGCTACGGGGCCCGGATTAACCCAGGGGCCCTCGGCTACACCATCACCGCCCTGATTGAGGTAGCCACCCCGCCGCACCGCTACCAGCAGATGCTCGAGTTTGCCCAGGCCACCCCGGCAGTACGGGAGTGCTACTTTGTCACCGGCGAGTCGTCGTTTGTAGCCAAGGTGATGACCGCCTCGGTGGAGCAGCTACAGGAGCTCATCCAGCAGCTCGGTTTTTATGGCAGCACCCGCACCTCGGTGGTGCTTTCACAGCCCATCATCAAGGAAATCTTTGAGATGGGCTGA